A window of the Cutaneotrichosporon cavernicola HIS019 DNA, chromosome: 6 genome harbors these coding sequences:
- a CDS encoding uncharacterized protein (Glycoside-hydrolase family GH114), producing MGTALIQFIPSDGPDSNSYQKDGTLSKSDLESASSINKRPHRQRWPLWKKMVILGFLLVLIIPLAVGVPVGLCIKKGDSASASTPASASASASSAASAAASATATVSRPGAVWQPAVGTTWQIVLSEQVSITNGKPTPDVDVYDIDLFDVQPSTIASLHAAGKKVICYFSAGSYEDWRPDAKDWDKSDLGSDLQGWKGEKWVKTGSAKVRSIMAQRIQMAADKGCDAVDPDNVDAYDNANGLGLTQADAADYVKFLARESAKHNMGCGLKNAAAIVPQVSTDVQFSVVEECAQYGECASYRGIIDKNKPVFSIEYPSGAGTQMSSNSLSAVCNAGGSAGFSMVMKKMNLDQWVQFCNGQVS from the coding sequence AGTCCGATCTCGAGTCCGCCTCATCTATCAACAAGAGACCCCACAGACAACGCTGGCCGTTGTGGAAGAAGATGGTTATTctcggcttcctcctcgtgTTGATCATTCCCCTCGCGGTGGGCGTCCCTGTCGGGCTGTGCATCAAGAAGGGCGACTCTGCATCCGCCTCGACCCCTGCTTCGGCTTCTgcttcggcctcgagcgctgcctctgccgccgcctctgccaccgccaccgtcTCGCGCCCGGGAGCCGTCTGGCAGCCGGCCGTCGGCACGACGTGGCAGATTGTTCTCAGCGAGCAGGTCTCCATTACCAACGGCAAGCCTACccccgacgtcgacgtctACGACATTGACCTGTTCGACGTTCAGCCGTCGACGATTGCCTCCCTGCATGCCGCGGGCAAAAAGGTCATCTGCTACTTCTCTGCCGGCAGCTACGAGGACTGGCGccccgacgccaaggactGGGACAAGTCCGACCTTGGCAGCGACCTGCAGGGTTGGAAGGGCGAGAAGTGGGTCAAGACGGGCTCGGCCAAGGTCCGCTCGATCATGGCCCAGCGCATCCAGATGGCGGCCGACAAGGGATGCGACGCAGTCGACCCTGACAACGTGGACGCGTACGACAACGCCAACGGGCTGGGCCTCACCCaggccgacgcggccgacTACGTCAAGTTCCTCGCCCGAGAGAGCGCCAAGCACAACATGGGCTGCGGGCTCAAgaacgccgccgccatcgtGCCCCAGGTCAGCACCGACGTCCAGTTCtcggtcgtcgaggagtgCGCCCAATACGGCGAGTGCGCATCGTACCGCGGCATCATCGACAAGAACAAGCCCGTCTTCTCGATCGAGTACCCCAGCGGCGCCGGGACCCAGATGTCGTCCAACTCGCTCTCTGCCGTGTGCAacgccggcggcagcgcCGGCTTCTCCATGGTCATGAAGAAGATGAACCTCGACCAGTGGGTCCAGTTCTGCAACGGCCAGGTGTCGTAG
- a CDS encoding uncharacterized protein (Spherulation-specific family 4), which translates to MAPTAVVIPLYIYPTPGAWGPLVQTAKANPLVPFVAIVNPNNGPGKTALPDASYQEALAELCSVPNITLLGYVHCQWCKRAGPSIESDIDVYASWDAESDGRFSVSGIFIDEAPWEPCHRAYMRTLADYIRHTFAEETGTRGIVCYNPGVVVEKGYLDDCDLAVVFEQSHKEWYAYFLRKGLVQIPYNLRSKCVAMVHSFGRLDDCGANTNGHGNGNAHGQGHVNALALRASIDLDGSHAGGADKAATALTDQITELGFGGVFLTEQVGGYSRFPETWDTVASRLTQTQPRLS; encoded by the coding sequence ATGGCGCCCACAGCAGTAGTCATCCCCCTGTACATCTATCCCACCCCGGGGGCGTGGGGCCCACTGGTGCAGACCGCCAAGGCGAACCCGCTGGTGCCGTTCGTCGCGATTGTGAACCCCAACAACGGCCCAGGCAAGACGGCCCTGCCGGACGCGAGCTACCaggaggcgctggccgaGCTGTGCTCCGTGCCCAACATTACGCTGCTGGGCTACGTGCACTGCCAGTGGTGCAAGCGGGCCGGCCCCTCGATCGAGTCGGACATCGACGTATACGCGAGCTGGGacgccgagagcgacggGCGCTTCAGCGTGTCGGGCATcttcatcgacgaggcgccGTGGGAGCCGTGCCACAGGGCATACATGCGGACCCTCGCCGACTACATCCGCCACACGTTTGCTGAGGAGACGGGGACCCGCGGCATCGTGTGCTACAACCCGGGCGTCGTGGTGGAGAAGGGCTACCTCGACGACtgcgacctcgccgtcgtcttTGAGCAGAGCCACAAGGAGTGGTACGCGTACTTTTTGCGCAAGGGACTGGTGCAGATCCCATACAACCTGCGCTCAAAGTGCGTCGCCATGGTGCACTCGTTCGGCCGGCTCGACGACTGCGGCGCCAACACCAACGGCCacggcaacggcaacgcACACGGCCAGGGTCACGTAAAcgcactcgcgctccgGGCCAGCATCGACCTTGACGGCTCCCacgccggcggcgcagacAAGGCCGCAACCGCCCTCACGGACCAGATCACGGagctcggcttcggcggcgTGTTCCTCACAGAGCAGGTCGGCGGCTACAGCCGCTTCCCCGAGACGTGGGACACGGTCGCGAGCCGCCTGACGCAGACGCAACCGCGTTTAAGTTAG